One Amblyomma americanum isolate KBUSLIRL-KWMA chromosome 8, ASM5285725v1, whole genome shotgun sequence DNA window includes the following coding sequences:
- the LOC144101072 gene encoding uncharacterized protein LOC144101072, with amino-acid sequence MAHASAQTVFGFGTGLDWRPTCFVNPFPPSRVCSVCCLVPSSAAMLACRHLLCQSCYDGVGAKRRHCPLDKEPFQEDDVAWTTIGRESVLNRKVRCWNAEHGCDAEGVASAMLEHFTNACQFHAVRCPRCSEEVLHRDIAEHLECDCDPSRPQEQPLGDNFVNAFMEVKGTLAKILEENAALRTKMDSFEDRLRTETSGAFAAQPTSIADAVTAALERKFSELTTGAEAALAEDQREVTAEVRHALADIQRSTKKKNSEECERNVPSLEDRVVKIFCGERTLAEAGSSLSEITGTKKQAASVEDEAKALQLLAVASLSIRSDILSKSVPYDWTIDDWNGFCTKSSDRLEYFTGNDGQPSYHYGYLVVPRLCFDDGLRVWLREYIIEGLFDKFLKWPIEKKVKVLFINPCDSSRQLALRSELCALGEHAFTMFCKEVLFAGFSVADIRVDALHRRGLIERNKLHLRLEFES; translated from the coding sequence ATGGCGCACGCGAGCGCGCAGAcagtgttcggtttcggcaccggTCTGGACTGGCGGCCGACGTGTTTCGTGAACCCGTTCCCGCCGAGCAGAGTGTGCAGTGTCTGCTGTCTCGTTCCCTCCTCGGCGGCCATGTTGGCCTGTCGCCACCTCCTCTGCCAGTCCTGCTACGACGGCGTCGGTGCCAAGCGCCGCCACTGCCCACTGGACAAAGAGCCTTTCCAGGAGGATGACGTGGCGTGGACAACCATCGGCAGGGAGAGTGTCCTCAACCGAAAGGTACGCTGCTGGAACGCTGAGCACGGCTGTGACGCCGAGGGTGTGGCGTCCGCCATGTTGGAGCACTTTACCAACGCCTGCCAATTCCACGCCGTGAGATGTCCCAGGTGCAGCGAGGAGGTCTTGCATCgggacattgcggaacatctggagTGCGACTGTGATCCGTCCCGCCCACAGGAGCAACCGCTGGGCGACAACTTTGTCAACGCCTTTATGGAAGTAAAAGGAACGCTGGCAAAAATAttggaagaaaatgctgccctgcGCACGAAGATGGATTCGTTCGAGGACCGTCTGCGCACTGAGACCAGTGGCGCCTTTGCAGCGCAGCCCACCAGTATTGCCGACGCTGTGACAGCCGCCCTGGAACGCAAGTTTTCGGAGCTGACGACCGGAGCGGAGGCAGCGTTGGCTGAAGACCAACGCGAAGTCACAGCAGAGGTCAGGCACGCACTGGCTGACATCCAGCGGAGCACGAAAAAGAAGAACAGCGAGGAGTGTGAGCGGAACGTTCCGAGTTTGGAGGACAGGGTCGTAAAAATCTTTTGTGGAGAACGCACGCTGGCAGAAGCCGGATCTTCACTTTCGGAGATAACAGGAACTAAAAAACAGGCGGCGTCAGTAGAGGACGAGGCGAAAGCTCTGCAACTGCTGGCCGTAGCGTCTCTCAGCATCAGAAGCGACATCCTGAGCAAGTCCGTCCCGTACGATTGGACCATAGATGACTGGAATGGGTTCTGCACAAAATCGTCGGATCGTTTGGAATATTTTACTGGCAACGATGGCCAGCCTAGCTACCACTATGGATACCTGGTCGTCCCGAGGCTATGCTTTGACGATGGGCTCCGTGTTTGGCTTCGTGAATATATAATCGAAGGCTTGTTCGACAAGTTTCTTAAGTGGCCCATTGAGAAGAAGGTTAAGGTACTTTTCATAAACCCTTGCGATTCCTCAAGACAACTAGCACTAAGAAGCGAACTTTGTGCACTAGGAGAGCATGCTTTTACCATGTTTTGTAAAGAAGTTTTGTTTGCAGGGTTCTCTGTTGCTGATATAAGGGTAGACGCATTGCACCGACGTGGCTTGATCGAAAGAAACAAACTCCACCTCCGGCTCGAATTTGAATCATAA
- the LOC144101071 gene encoding uncharacterized protein LOC144101071, with translation MPGVPSQPLRSRFHEGRRSFFCLSRCLCRASLKNDLFTAVALITKKNSKYRMYFVITANASHTRCCCHRSVRSIPRRLFCNRAFLLRPFPYLIRTTGYLITVANVQTAHSVCCEKDARTCSSCRRAPAMAPASAQTVFGFGTGLDWRPTCFVNPFPPSRVCSVCGLVPSSAAMLACRHLLCQSCYDGVCAKRRHCPLDNEPFQEDDVAWTTIDRESVLNRKVRCWNAEHGCDAEGVASAMLEHFTNVCQFHALRCHRCSEEVLHRDIAEHLECDCVPSRPQEQPLDDNFANAFMEVKEALGKILEGNAAVRRKLDSFEDRFRLEAGSTFATQSTITADAATVALENIIPVLRAQAEATLPEYRAVQEALNKLSEENAVLHTMLDLLEEHLDMENAMATLSTMVSDALSTAVLKTAAVCRAETEAALDKRWGQVTTEIRQAMAGNARAVKEVISRECQRNVLGLNASIVDALRGDRMLADAGASSSETAKKLTEIVDDEVKAMELLVVASLSSTNDFLTKSVPYEWTIEDWTEFCTKAPLSAQYFTGNDGRPSYHYGYLIVPRLCLSDSKVWLRVYMIEGLFDRFLKWPMEKKIKLLFINPCDSTRKLAIESAISQELTRPLAEYRKKVVFLGRSDKIPVQKLGEHGLIGSNKLRLRLEFIP, from the coding sequence ATGCCGGGTGTACCTAGCCAGCCGCTTCGTAGCCGTTTTCATGAGGGTCGCCGGAGCTTTTTCTGCCTTTCAAGGTGCCTGTGCCGCGCATCGCTTAAAAACGACCTTTTTACAGCCGTCGCGTTAATTACGAAGAAAAATTCTAAGTACAGAATGTACTTTGTAATTACCGCCAATGCATCCCACACGCGCTGCTGTTGTCATCGATCCGTTCGCTCCATACCGCGCAGATTGTTTTGCAATCGAGCGTTCCTTCTACGCCCTTTCCCATATCTgataagaacaacgggatatttGATAACTGTCGCCAACGTGCAGACGGCACACTCAGTCTGCTGCGAGAAAGACGCTCGAACGTGCAGCAGCTGTCGGCGTGCTCCAGCCATGGCGCCCGCGAGCGCGCAGACAGTGTTCGGTTTCGGAACCGGTCTGGACTGGCGGCCGACGTGTTTCGTGAACCCGTTCCCGCCGAGCAGAGTGTGCAGTGTGTGCGGTCTCGTTCCCTCCTCGGCGGCCATGTTGGCCTGTCGCCACCTCCTCTGCCAGTCCTGCTACGACGGCGTCTGTGCCAAGCGCCGCCATTGCCCACTGGACAATGAGCCTTTCCAGGAGGATGACGTGGCGTGGACAACCATCGACAGGGAGAGTGTCCTCAACCGAAAGGTACGCTGCTGGAACGCTGAGCACGGCTGCGACGCCGAGGGTGTGGCGTCCGCCATGTTGGAGCACTTTACCAACGTCTGCCAATTCCACGCTTTGAGATGTCACAGGTGCAGCGAGGAGGTCTTGCATCgggacattgcggaacatctggagTGCGACTGTGTGCCGTCCCGCCCACAGGAACAACCGCTGGACGACAACTTTGCCAACGCCTTTATGGAAGTAAAAGAAGCGCTGGGGAAAATATTGGAAGGCAATGCCGCCGTGCGTAggaagctggattcattcgaAGACCGCTTTCGTCTTGAGGCCGGTAGCACATTTGCAACGCAGTCCACCATTACAGCCGATGCAGCGACAGTCGCACTGGAAAATATTATTCCAGTGCTTAGGGCCCAGGCCGAGGCCACTTTACCTGAATACCGTGCAGTGCAAGAAGCGTTGAACAAACTCTCGGAAGAAAATGCCGTCCTGCATACCATGCTAGACTTGCTGGAGGAACATCTCGACATGGAAAATGCGATGGCGACGTTGTCCACAATGGTGTCTGATGCCCTCAGTACCGCAGTGCTGAAAACTGCTGCTGTGTGCCGGGCGGAAACCGAGGCAGCATTAGATAAGCGCTGGGGTCAAGTCACTACGGAGATCAGACAGGCGATGGCGGGAAACGCGCGGGCCGTGAAGGAGGTGATCAGCCGGGAGTGTCAGCGGAACGTCCTGGGTCTGAATGCGAGCATCGTAGACGCCTTGCGTGGCGACCGCATGCTCGCTGATGCCGGAGCTTCATCTTCGGAGACAGCCAAGAAGCTAACGGAGATAGTAGACGACGAAGTGAAAGCTATGGAACTTTTGGTTGTAGCGTCTCTCAGTAGCACTAACGACTTCCTGACCAAATCCGTACCGTACGAATGGACCATAGAAGACTGGACTGAATTTTGCACGAAAGCTCCACTTTCTGCCCAGTATTTTACAGGTAACGATGGCCGACCTAGCTACCACTATGGGTACCTTATTGTACCCAGGTTATGCCTTAGTGACTCGAAGGTTTGGCTTCGTGTATATATGATCGAAGGCTTGTTCGACAGGTTCCTTAAGTGGCCCATGGAGAAAAAGATTAAGCTGCTTTTCATCAACCCTTGCGACAGCACAAGGAAACTGGCTATAGAAAGTGCAATTTCGCAGGAACTAACTAGACCTCTTGCCGAATATCGTAAGAAAGTTGTGTTTTTAGGACGGTCAGATAAGATACCtgttcagaaattgggcgagcatGGCTTGATCGGTAGCAACAAACTCCGCCTGCGGCTCGAATTTATACCGTAG
- the LOC144101073 gene encoding uncharacterized protein LOC144101073 → MAPAITQTAFGFVSGLDWRPTCFVNPFPSTKVCSACCLVPPSAAMLPCRHTLCLSCYGGVAGTRNHCPVDKEPFQEEDVVWSTLSKDSILSRKVRCWNVDNGCDVVGAASAMLEHFDNACQFHVVMCSRCSKKVPHRSFAEHLEYECVPCRAREEPVDDNFANACMEVKEALGKILQVNASLQAKLDSIEERLCPETNGTLVALSTSTADAVTAALEDRISGFRSQTEGASTEYRGVRNALKKLSEENASVQAKLDSFEKRLDQGREVATLSTIVADALNAAVEKIGSTCFAKREGASWTQARSHFGD, encoded by the coding sequence ATGGCCCCCGCAATCACCCAGACGGCGTTCGGCTTCGTCAGTGGTTTAGACTGGCGACCTACTTGCTTTGTGAACCCGTTCCCGTCGACCAAAGTGTGCAGTGCCTGCTGCCTCGTGCCCCCTTCGGCGGCGATGTTGCCTTGTCGTCACACCCTCTGCCTGTCCTGTTACGGCGGCGTCGCTGGCACGCGCAACCACTGCCCCGTAGACAAGGAGCCTTTCCAGGAAGAAGACGTGGTGTGGTCAACACTAAGCAAGGACAGCATTCTCAGCCGCAAGGTGCGCTGTTGGAATGTAGACAACGGATGCGACGTCGTGGGCGCCGCCTCCGCCATGCTTGAGCACTTCGACAACGCCTGCCAGTTCCACGTCGTTATGTGCTCCAGGTGCAGCAAGAAGGTCCCCCATCGGAGCTTTGCGGAGCACCTCGAATATGAGTGCGTACCGTGCCGCGCACGCGAAGAACCGGTGGACGATAACTTCGCCAACGCCTGCATGGAAGTCAAGGAAGCGTTAGGAAAAATCTTGCAGGTGAATGCTTCCCTGCAAGCGAAGCTGGATTCAATCGAGGAACGTCTGTGCCCTGAGACTAACGGCACCTTGGTAGCCCTGTCCACCAGTACAGCCGATGCAGTGACAGCCGCCCTGGAAGACAGGATTTCGGGGTTTAGAAGCCAGACGGAGGGCGCTTCGACTGAATACCGAGGAGTGAGaaatgcgttgaagaaacttTCAGAAGAGAATGCCTCCGTGCAAGCGAAGCTGGACTCGTTCGAAAAGCGTCTCGACCAGGGCAGAGAAGTGGCCACACTATCCACGATTGTGGCTGACGCCCTCAATGCAGCTGTGGAAAAAATCGGCTCTACGTGCTTT